A part of Tardiphaga sp. vice304 genomic DNA contains:
- the nuoL gene encoding NADH-quinone oxidoreductase subunit L, which translates to MIQALVFLPLIGAILAGLIALSGAHARHPSGDQLDHHHDDAHGHGDAHAAHAHDDHAHDDHGHDDHHVAEPAAAGSRAAELITSTLLVVSAALSWMTLVDVGFMHHDVRVVLMPWITSGDLQLSWTLRVDTLTAVMLVVVTTVSALVHIYSLGYMEDDPNRPRFMGYLSLFTFMMLMLVTADNLLQLFFGWEGVGLASYLLIGFWYQKPSANAAAIKAFVVNRVGDFGFLLGIFAIFMMVGSTDFDTIFAALPGLTGKTINFFGWQADALTLIGLLLFMGAMGKSAQFLLHTWLPDAMEGPTPVSALIHAATMVTAGVFLVARMSPLFELAPNAQAVIMLVGATTAFFAATIGLVQNDIKRIVAYSTCSQLGYMFVALGAGGYSIAMFHLFTHAFFKALLFLGSGSVIYAMHHEQDIRKMGGLWRKIPFTYAMMVIGTLALTGFPLTAGYFSKDAIIEAAYVSTNPFALYGFLMTIVAAGLTSFYSWRLIFKTFHGAPHDQKHYEAAHEAPLVMLVPLGVLAAGAILAGFPFKELFAGHGVEEFFRDSLKNHPHLLDEMHHIPAMIANLPTVMMAAGFLVSYLFYIRRPYLPVELAGQHPLLYKFLLNKWYFDELYDLIFVRPAKWLGRFLWKVGDGKIIDGLGPDGISARVLDITRGAVRIQTGYLYHYAFAMLIGVAGLITWFIFGLGGH; encoded by the coding sequence ATGATCCAGGCTCTTGTTTTCCTGCCGCTGATCGGCGCGATCCTTGCCGGGCTGATCGCCCTGTCGGGCGCGCATGCGCGCCACCCCAGCGGCGACCAGCTCGACCATCACCATGACGACGCGCATGGCCACGGCGACGCGCACGCAGCGCACGCCCATGACGATCACGCCCATGACGATCACGGCCATGATGACCACCACGTGGCCGAGCCGGCTGCGGCCGGTTCCCGCGCGGCCGAACTGATCACCTCGACGCTGCTGGTGGTTTCCGCCGCGCTGTCATGGATGACGCTGGTCGATGTCGGCTTCATGCACCATGACGTCCGCGTGGTCCTGATGCCCTGGATCACCTCCGGCGACCTTCAGCTGTCGTGGACGCTGCGCGTCGACACGCTGACCGCCGTCATGCTGGTGGTCGTCACCACGGTGTCGGCGCTCGTGCACATCTATTCGCTCGGCTACATGGAAGACGATCCGAACCGCCCGCGCTTCATGGGCTATCTGTCGCTGTTCACTTTCATGATGCTGATGCTGGTGACCGCCGACAATCTGCTGCAGCTGTTCTTCGGCTGGGAAGGCGTCGGTCTCGCCAGCTATTTGCTGATCGGGTTCTGGTATCAGAAGCCGAGCGCCAACGCCGCGGCGATCAAGGCCTTCGTGGTCAACCGCGTCGGCGATTTCGGCTTCCTGCTCGGCATCTTCGCGATCTTCATGATGGTCGGCTCGACCGATTTCGACACCATCTTCGCCGCCCTTCCGGGCCTGACCGGCAAGACCATCAACTTCTTCGGCTGGCAGGCCGACGCGCTGACGCTGATCGGCCTGTTGTTGTTCATGGGCGCGATGGGCAAGTCGGCCCAGTTCCTGCTGCACACCTGGCTGCCGGACGCGATGGAAGGCCCGACCCCGGTGTCGGCGCTGATTCATGCCGCCACCATGGTGACCGCCGGCGTGTTCCTGGTGGCCCGCATGTCGCCGCTGTTCGAGCTCGCGCCGAATGCCCAGGCCGTGATCATGCTGGTCGGCGCGACCACCGCGTTCTTCGCGGCCACCATCGGCTTGGTGCAGAACGACATCAAGCGCATCGTGGCCTATTCGACCTGTTCGCAGCTAGGCTACATGTTCGTGGCGCTGGGGGCAGGGGGCTACTCCATCGCCATGTTCCATCTGTTCACGCACGCCTTCTTCAAGGCGCTGCTGTTCTTAGGGTCCGGCTCGGTGATCTACGCGATGCATCACGAGCAGGACATCCGCAAGATGGGCGGGTTGTGGCGCAAGATCCCGTTCACCTATGCGATGATGGTGATCGGCACGCTGGCGCTGACCGGCTTCCCGCTGACCGCCGGCTACTTTTCGAAGGATGCGATCATCGAGGCCGCCTATGTCTCGACCAATCCGTTCGCGCTGTACGGCTTCCTGATGACCATCGTCGCCGCGGGTCTCACCTCGTTCTATTCCTGGCGCCTGATCTTCAAGACCTTCCACGGCGCGCCGCATGACCAGAAGCATTACGAGGCCGCGCATGAAGCGCCACTGGTGATGCTGGTGCCGCTCGGCGTGCTGGCGGCCGGTGCGATCCTCGCCGGCTTCCCGTTCAAGGAACTGTTCGCCGGTCACGGCGTGGAGGAGTTCTTCCGGGATTCGCTGAAGAACCATCCGCACCTCTTGGACGAGATGCACCACATCCCCGCGATGATTGCCAACCTGCCGACGGTGATGATGGCGGCCGGCTTCCTGGTGTCGTATCTGTTCTACATCCGCCGGCCCTATCTGCCGGTCGAACTCGCCGGCCAGCATCCGCTGCTCTACAAGTTCCTGCTCAACAAGTGGTACTTTGACGAGCTGTATGACCTGATCTTCGTGCGTCCCGCCAAATGGCTTGGCCGCTTCCTGTGGAAGGTCGGCGACGGCAAGATCATCGACGGGCTCGGTCCCGACGGCATTTCGGCTCGCGTGCTCGATATCACGCGCGGTGCGGTGCGGATCCAGACCGGCTATCTCTACCACTATGCCTTCGCGATGCTGATCGGCGTCGCCGGGCTGATCACCTGGTTCATATTCGGCCTGGGGGGCCACTGA
- a CDS encoding NADH-quinone oxidoreductase subunit M: MTWPILSVVTFLPTIGAVLVYLLARGGDEAANRNARWIAIWATLITFAVSLILVMRYDAANGDFQFVEKLPWLATAINYHMGVDGISLPFVILTTALMPFCILASWKSITKRVPEYMMAFLILETLMIGTFSALDLVLFYLFFEGGLIPMFLIIGVWGGPRRVYASFKFFLYTLLGSVLMLLAIMALYWNAGTTDIPTLMHTAVPRSLQIWAWLAFFASFAVKMPMWPVHTWLPDAHVEAPTAGSVVLAAIMLKMGGYGFLRFSLPMFPDASLYFTPMVLTLSVIAIVYTSLVALMQEDIKKLIAYSSVAHMGFVTMGIFAGNTQGVAGAVFQMVSHGIVSGALFLCVGIVYDRLHTREIAAYGGLVNRMPIYAMMFMVFTMANVGLPGTSGFVGEFMTLIGTFKTSIPAAVIATTGVILSASYALWLYRKVVFGGLTKPSLMSIKDITFREGLLLAPLVVLTIWFGFYPKPVLDMSAASVQLLVNNYAAATSAVKAAALLP, encoded by the coding sequence ATGACCTGGCCCATTCTCTCCGTCGTCACCTTCCTGCCGACCATCGGCGCCGTGCTGGTGTATCTGCTGGCGCGCGGCGGCGACGAGGCGGCCAACCGCAACGCGCGCTGGATCGCGATCTGGGCAACCTTGATCACCTTCGCGGTCTCGCTGATCCTGGTGATGCGCTACGACGCGGCCAATGGCGACTTCCAGTTCGTCGAGAAGCTGCCGTGGCTGGCCACGGCGATCAACTACCACATGGGCGTGGACGGCATTTCGCTGCCCTTCGTGATCCTGACCACCGCCTTGATGCCGTTCTGCATCCTGGCGTCGTGGAAATCGATCACCAAGCGCGTGCCCGAATACATGATGGCGTTTCTGATCCTGGAAACGCTGATGATCGGCACCTTCTCGGCGCTGGATCTGGTGCTGTTCTACCTGTTCTTCGAAGGCGGCCTGATCCCGATGTTCCTGATCATCGGCGTCTGGGGCGGCCCGCGCCGCGTCTATGCCTCGTTCAAGTTCTTCCTCTACACGCTGCTCGGCTCGGTCCTGATGCTGCTGGCGATCATGGCGCTGTACTGGAACGCCGGCACCACCGACATTCCGACCCTGATGCACACCGCCGTGCCGCGCAGCCTGCAGATCTGGGCCTGGCTGGCGTTCTTCGCGTCCTTCGCGGTGAAGATGCCGATGTGGCCGGTGCACACCTGGCTGCCGGACGCGCATGTCGAGGCGCCGACCGCGGGCTCGGTCGTGCTGGCCGCGATCATGCTGAAGATGGGCGGCTACGGCTTCCTGCGCTTCTCGCTGCCGATGTTCCCGGACGCCTCGCTGTATTTTACGCCGATGGTGCTGACGCTGTCGGTGATCGCCATCGTCTACACCTCGCTGGTGGCCTTGATGCAGGAAGACATCAAGAAGCTGATTGCCTACTCGTCGGTCGCCCATATGGGCTTCGTGACCATGGGCATCTTTGCCGGCAACACCCAGGGCGTCGCCGGGGCCGTGTTCCAGATGGTTTCGCACGGCATCGTGTCGGGCGCGCTGTTCCTCTGCGTCGGCATCGTCTACGACCGCCTGCATACCCGCGAGATCGCGGCCTATGGCGGCCTCGTCAACCGGATGCCGATCTACGCGATGATGTTCATGGTGTTCACCATGGCCAATGTCGGTCTGCCCGGAACTTCCGGCTTCGTCGGCGAATTCATGACGCTGATCGGCACCTTCAAGACCAGCATCCCCGCGGCGGTCATCGCCACGACAGGCGTGATCCTGTCGGCGAGCTACGCGCTGTGGCTGTACCGCAAGGTGGTGTTCGGCGGGCTGACCAAGCCGTCGTTGATGAGCATCAAGGACATCACGTTCCGCGAAGGCTTGCTGCTCGCCCCCCTGGTCGTGCTCACCATCTGGTTCGGCTTCTATCCCAAGCCGGTGCTCGACATGTCGGCCGCCTCGGTGCAACTCCTCGTCAACAACTACGCCGCTGCAACATCTGCCGTGAAGGCAGCCGCGCTGCTGCCATGA
- the nuoI gene encoding NADH-quinone oxidoreductase subunit NuoI — translation MNIRATAHSLLLAEFASAFVLAMRYFFRPKPTLNYPFEKGPISPRFRGEHALRRYPNGEERCIACKLCEAVCPAQAITIEAGPRRNDGTRRTVRYDIDMVKCIYCGLCQEACPVDAIVEGPNFEFATETREELYYDKAKLLANGDRWEREIAKSIELDSPYR, via the coding sequence ATGAATATCAGGGCAACCGCTCATTCGCTGCTGCTGGCCGAGTTCGCATCCGCGTTCGTCCTCGCCATGCGCTATTTCTTCCGGCCGAAACCGACGCTGAATTATCCCTTCGAGAAAGGGCCGATTTCGCCGCGCTTCCGTGGAGAACACGCGCTGCGCCGCTATCCGAACGGCGAGGAACGCTGTATCGCCTGCAAGCTGTGCGAGGCCGTTTGTCCCGCGCAGGCCATTACCATCGAGGCCGGTCCGCGCCGCAACGACGGCACGCGCCGCACCGTGCGCTACGACATCGACATGGTGAAGTGCATCTATTGCGGGCTGTGCCAGGAAGCCTGTCCGGTCGATGCGATCGTCGAGGGACCGAACTTCGAATTCGCGACCGAGACCCGTGAGGAACTGTACTATGACAAGGCGAAACTGCTCGCCAACGGCGACCGCTGGGAACGAGAGATTGCCAAATCGATCGAACTCGACTCGCCGTACCGGTAG
- the nuoH gene encoding NADH-quinone oxidoreductase subunit NuoH, which yields MADIWTSTLWPLIVMVAQSLLVLVVLLIAIAFILLGDRKIWAAVQMRRGPNVVGPFGLLQSFADLLKFVLKEPVIPSGSNKGVFLLAPLVSCVLALAAWAVIPMNLGWVIADLNVGVLYIFAISSLSVYGIIMAGWSSNSKYPFLAALRSAAQMVSYEVSIGFVIITVMLCVGSLNLSAIVMAQDGKWGMLGWYFIPLFPMFVVFYVSALAETNRPPFDLVEAESELVAGFMTEYGSTPYLLFMLGEYVAIVTMCALATILFLGGWLSPIPFAPFTWVPGIIWFTLKVLFMFFLIAMAKAIVPRYRYDQLMRLGWKVFLPLSLGYVILVAAVLQFGGLAPK from the coding sequence ATGGCTGATATCTGGACTAGCACCCTGTGGCCGCTGATCGTCATGGTCGCGCAGTCGCTTCTCGTGCTCGTAGTGTTGTTGATCGCGATTGCCTTCATCCTGCTGGGCGATCGCAAGATCTGGGCGGCGGTGCAGATGCGCCGCGGACCCAACGTGGTGGGGCCGTTCGGCCTGCTGCAATCCTTCGCCGATCTCTTGAAGTTCGTGCTCAAGGAGCCGGTTATTCCGTCCGGCTCCAACAAGGGCGTGTTTCTGCTGGCGCCCTTGGTGTCCTGCGTGCTGGCGCTGGCCGCCTGGGCCGTGATCCCGATGAACCTCGGCTGGGTGATCGCCGATCTCAACGTCGGCGTGCTCTACATCTTCGCGATCTCGTCGCTGTCGGTGTACGGCATCATCATGGCCGGCTGGTCGTCGAACTCGAAATATCCGTTCCTCGCCGCGCTCCGCTCGGCCGCGCAGATGGTTTCTTATGAAGTCTCGATCGGCTTTGTCATCATTACGGTCATGCTGTGCGTCGGCTCGCTGAACCTGTCGGCGATCGTCATGGCGCAGGACGGCAAGTGGGGCATGCTGGGCTGGTACTTCATCCCGCTGTTCCCGATGTTCGTGGTGTTCTACGTCTCGGCGCTCGCGGAAACCAACCGTCCGCCCTTCGATCTCGTCGAGGCCGAATCGGAGCTGGTCGCGGGCTTCATGACGGAATACGGCTCGACACCGTACCTTTTGTTCATGCTCGGCGAATACGTCGCCATCGTCACCATGTGCGCGCTGGCCACCATCCTGTTCCTCGGCGGCTGGCTGTCGCCGATCCCGTTCGCACCGTTCACCTGGGTGCCAGGCATCATCTGGTTCACGCTCAAGGTGCTGTTCATGTTCTTCCTGATTGCGATGGCGAAGGCGATCGTGCCGCGCTACCGCTATGACCAGCTGATGCGTCTGGGCTGGAAGGTGTTTCTGCCGCTGTCGCTGGGCTATGTCATCCTCGTCGCGGCCGTGCTGCAATTCGGGGGGCTTGCTCCGAAATGA
- a CDS encoding NADH-quinone oxidoreductase subunit J, with the protein MIAALFFYLFAGVCVASAVMVIASRNPVHAVLFLILAFVNASGLFVLMGAEFLAMLLIVVYVGAVAVLFLFVIMMLDVDFAQLREGFIEYLPFGLLIGVIFLAELLLVVGGWVINPNVTKSITSAIPAGISNTEALGLVLYTKYIHYFQLSAMVLLVAMIGAIVLTLRHKATVKRQDINVQNARTPALAMDVRKVAVGQGLQDADASEWVK; encoded by the coding sequence ATGATTGCCGCATTGTTCTTCTACCTGTTCGCCGGCGTCTGCGTCGCCAGCGCGGTGATGGTGATTGCCTCGCGCAATCCCGTCCATGCCGTGCTGTTCCTGATCCTCGCTTTCGTCAATGCGTCCGGCCTGTTCGTGCTGATGGGCGCCGAATTCCTCGCCATGCTGCTGATCGTCGTCTATGTCGGCGCGGTCGCGGTGCTGTTCCTGTTCGTCATCATGATGCTCGATGTCGACTTCGCGCAGCTGCGCGAAGGCTTCATCGAATACCTGCCGTTCGGCCTCCTGATCGGCGTGATCTTCCTCGCCGAGCTGCTGCTCGTGGTCGGCGGCTGGGTAATCAACCCGAACGTCACCAAGTCGATCACCTCGGCGATCCCCGCCGGCATTTCCAACACCGAGGCGCTCGGCCTGGTGCTGTATACGAAGTACATCCATTACTTCCAGCTCTCGGCGATGGTGCTGCTGGTGGCGATGATCGGCGCGATCGTGCTGACGCTGCGCCACAAGGCGACCGTCAAGCGCCAGGACATCAACGTGCAGAACGCCCGCACGCCGGCGCTCGCCATGGATGTGCGCAAGGTCGCCGTCGGGCAGGGCCTGCAGGACGCGGACGCCTCGGAGTGGGTCAAATGA
- the nuoK gene encoding NADH-quinone oxidoreductase subunit NuoK, which translates to MTIGLGHYLAVGAILFTLGILGIFLNRKNVIVILMSIELILLAVNINLVAFSTFLGDIVGQVFALLVLTVAAAEAAIGLAVLVVYFRNRGSIAVEDINLMKG; encoded by the coding sequence ATGACGATCGGTCTCGGACATTATCTGGCGGTCGGCGCGATCCTGTTCACGCTCGGCATTCTCGGCATCTTTCTCAACCGCAAGAACGTCATCGTCATCCTGATGTCGATCGAGCTGATCCTGCTGGCGGTCAACATCAACCTGGTGGCGTTCTCGACCTTCCTGGGCGACATCGTCGGCCAGGTGTTCGCGCTGCTGGTGCTGACGGTGGCCGCTGCGGAAGCAGCCATCGGCCTTGCCGTGCTGGTCGTCTATTTCCGCAACCGCGGCTCGATCGCGGTTGAAGACATCAATCTGATGAAGGGCTGA